A genomic stretch from Flavobacterium nitratireducens includes:
- the upp gene encoding uracil phosphoribosyltransferase, which produces MQIHYLSEKNSILNHFLGEIRDVNVHNDAMRFRRNIERIGEIMAYEISKNLEYKEIAIQTPLGIKKTTQIANSVVICSILRAGLSMHLGFLNYFDKAENGFISAYRYHPNNDDYFEIKVEYQAIADINDKYLLLVDPMLATGQSIIAVYKRLIERGTPKEIHIAVTIAAPEGIAYLQQHLPENCHLWIAALDEKLNEHSYIIPGLGDAGDLAYGIKL; this is translated from the coding sequence ATGCAAATTCATTATTTATCAGAAAAGAACAGCATTCTAAATCATTTTTTAGGAGAAATAAGAGATGTTAATGTTCATAATGATGCCATGCGTTTTAGACGAAATATAGAACGGATTGGCGAAATCATGGCTTATGAAATTAGCAAAAATTTAGAATATAAAGAAATAGCTATTCAAACACCATTAGGTATTAAAAAAACAACTCAAATTGCCAATTCAGTGGTGATCTGTTCGATTTTAAGAGCGGGTTTAAGTATGCATTTGGGCTTTTTAAATTATTTTGATAAAGCCGAAAATGGATTTATTTCGGCCTACCGCTACCATCCTAACAATGATGATTATTTTGAAATAAAAGTTGAATATCAAGCCATAGCCGATATTAATGACAAATATCTTTTACTTGTTGATCCAATGCTGGCAACTGGACAATCTATTATAGCGGTTTATAAACGTTTGATAGAAAGAGGAACTCCCAAAGAAATTCACATTGCAGTAACTATTGCAGCTCCAGAAGGAATAGCCTATTTACAACAACATCTACCCGAAAATTGTCATCTTTGGATTGCTGCATTAGATGAAAAACTCAATGAACACAGCTACATTATTCCCGGTCTGGGTGATGCTGGTGATTTGGCCTACGGAATCAAATTATAA
- a CDS encoding glycosyltransferase family 9 protein, with product MRLSAMGDVAMTVPVLRAFVKQHPDIKITVISRPFFKPFFETIPNIGFFAFDDKERHKGFLGLLRLFADLKQLKIDAFADLHNVLRSKVVRTLFALSGKKVAAVDKGRAEKKALTAAENKVFKQLPTMFERHTKVFEQLGFDIDLSNPNFPDKAVLTDDIKAIIGDNHQKLIGIAPFAQYDSKVYPLDLMEEVIAKLAKKSSNKILLFGGGKREIEILESISASYDNVITIAGKIKFQQELELISNLDVMLSMDSGNAHIAALLGVKVVTLWGATHPFAGFSPFNQPLENALVSDRNLFPKLPTSIYGNKRVEGYEDAMRTISVDSILSALSNCI from the coding sequence ATGAGACTATCCGCTATGGGAGATGTCGCCATGACGGTTCCTGTTTTACGAGCCTTTGTAAAACAACATCCGGATATTAAAATAACGGTTATTTCCCGTCCGTTTTTCAAGCCTTTTTTTGAAACGATACCCAATATCGGTTTTTTTGCTTTTGATGATAAAGAACGTCATAAAGGCTTTTTGGGCTTACTTCGATTATTTGCCGACCTGAAACAATTAAAAATCGATGCTTTTGCCGATTTACACAATGTTTTGCGTTCTAAAGTGGTGCGTACACTTTTTGCCTTGAGCGGAAAAAAAGTAGCTGCTGTAGATAAAGGTCGTGCTGAGAAAAAAGCACTAACAGCAGCCGAAAATAAAGTGTTTAAACAATTACCCACTATGTTTGAAAGACATACAAAAGTGTTTGAACAATTGGGTTTTGACATTGATTTATCTAATCCTAACTTTCCTGACAAAGCTGTTTTAACGGATGATATTAAAGCAATTATAGGGGATAATCATCAAAAATTAATTGGAATAGCACCTTTTGCACAATACGATTCTAAAGTGTATCCTTTGGATTTAATGGAAGAAGTTATTGCTAAATTAGCAAAAAAATCTTCTAATAAAATACTTCTTTTTGGTGGAGGAAAAAGAGAAATTGAAATTTTAGAATCGATTTCAGCATCCTATGATAATGTCATTACTATAGCTGGAAAAATTAAATTTCAGCAAGAATTAGAATTGATTAGTAATCTTGACGTGATGCTTTCCATGGATTCCGGAAATGCTCATATTGCTGCCCTATTGGGTGTAAAAGTGGTTACGCTTTGGGGAGCCACTCATCCTTTTGCCGGTTTTTCCCCATTTAATCAGCCATTGGAAAATGCCTTGGTTTCCGATAGAAATTTGTTTCCAAAATTACCTACTTCAATATATGGAAACAAAAGAGTAGAAGGTTATGAAGACGCTATGCGTACTATTTCTGTTGATTCTATCCTATCGGCTCTATCCAATTGTATCTAA
- a CDS encoding DUF4254 domain-containing protein, translating into MFSKLAYSVFEQSIKDYHQFDNVDQPINNPYPKDQFEHLLYLKNWIDTVQWHFEDIIRDPQIDPVAALTLKRRIDASNQERTDMVEYIDSYFLQKYSKVVVKDDAKINSESPAWAFDRLSILALKIYHMQEEATRAEATQEHRDKCQEKLNVLLEQRTDLSTAIDDLLTDIENGDKFMKVYKQMKMYNDDELNPILYQAKK; encoded by the coding sequence ATGTTTTCAAAATTAGCTTATTCCGTTTTTGAACAAAGTATAAAAGATTATCACCAATTTGATAATGTTGACCAACCGATAAACAATCCTTATCCTAAGGATCAGTTTGAACATTTATTATATCTAAAAAACTGGATTGATACGGTTCAATGGCATTTTGAAGATATTATTCGTGATCCACAAATTGACCCAGTTGCCGCTTTGACTTTGAAAAGAAGAATTGACGCTTCTAATCAAGAACGTACCGATATGGTGGAATATATTGATAGTTATTTTTTGCAAAAATACAGCAAGGTAGTTGTAAAAGATGATGCCAAAATCAACTCTGAAAGTCCAGCTTGGGCTTTTGACCGTTTGTCTATTTTAGCCTTAAAAATTTATCACATGCAAGAAGAAGCTACACGTGCAGAAGCTACTCAGGAGCACAGAGATAAATGTCAGGAAAAATTAAATGTTCTTTTGGAACAAAGAACCGATTTGTCAACTGCTATTGATGATTTGTTGACTGATATTGAAAATGGTGATAAATTCATGAAAGTGTACAAACAAATGAAAATGTACAATGATGATGAATTGAACCCGATTTTGTATCAGGCAAAAAAATAA